The genome window TTGTTTTTTAATTAGTTTACAACAAACTCAAAGGCAATTAGACTTTATAGTATGGAAAAGATAAGAAATTTGTCTTACAAAGATGAAAAAATAGCCAGACTTTTAGAAGAAATTGTAAACATTTTGAGGAAAAATATTAAAATTCCATTCAGGCTTTGTCTTTTTGGTTCCTTTGCTACCGGAAAAGCCTCATATTTTTCGGATTTAGATATAGCACTTGAAACAGAAAAAGAAATAACTGAAAAAATATTAAATCTAATTAAAAAATCTAAATATCCATATATAAGATAATGAAGCATGATTATACTGCAGTTCTTTCCAATTATCTTAAATTAATTAAAGAGTTGGTAGTGGCACATTCAAATTTCCACTATAGGGATAAGTTTGATAATATTAATATTATAAAATATAATTATATAGCGATAATAAATGATAATCTATTTGGAGGAATAATTTTAACCAGAAGCAAAGCCCCAACAAGACTGTAAATTATATTTTTAGAAAAAACAAATTTTTATAGTCCAAAAAATGTTTTAATAAAGTTAGTGGCAGTAAGGTAGAAAAATGATAGGAATACTAAGAAAGAAAGAGGGAAAAAATGAACTTTTAACTTACAAAGACAAGATAGATGTCTTATTTAGCATTTATCGTTATCAAGTAGAGATGTCTAAATTTTATGACCAAAAAGCTATTATTATTCTATCTGTGAATGCCGGTATTATGGCAGCCACTTTGTGGAAACTTTTTGAATTTATAAGT of Persephonella sp. IF05-L8 contains these proteins:
- a CDS encoding nucleotidyltransferase domain-containing protein produces the protein MEKIRNLSYKDEKIARLLEEIVNILRKNIKIPFRLCLFGSFATGKASYFSDLDIALETEKEITEKILNLIKKSKYPYIR